A section of the Diabrotica virgifera virgifera chromosome 8, PGI_DIABVI_V3a genome encodes:
- the LOC114331763 gene encoding nudC domain-containing protein 3 isoform X2 — protein MMNPGLGLPKGLSEKLVRHTFLKWKAVPRDVIYTPNEIPVSTEEVVVSCSEESDQQVSSTTKDELLEDGVEEFSFSKSEYYNGAVFEHYCWSQSINEIDVIVRIPKDVSTKDLEVKLQSSSISVKLRDGEYILSGDLCEKCKAADTVWSLDGRKLLLHLDKCQEKWWNCLIKSEPELDISTIDCTRPYDELPEHAQVKIEELQWNHERKRLGLPTTEELQVHETLKKAWNAEGSPFSGPFDPTIVKYN, from the coding sequence ATGATGAATCCCGGTTTGGGTTTGCCAAAAGGTCTTTCTGAAAAGTTAGTCAGACATACATTTTTGAAATGGAAAGCTGTCCCACGAGATGTCATATACACCCCTAATGAAATACCTGTATCTACAGAAGAAGTAGTCGTGTCTTGTAGTGAAGAATCAGACCAGCAGGTGTCCTCTACGACAAAAGATGAACTACTTGAAGATGGGGTGGAAGAATTTAGTTTTTCAAAGTCTGAATATTATAACGGTGCTGTCTTCGAGCATTATTGCTGGTCGCAGTCTATAAACGAAATTGATGTCATTGTGAGAATCCCCAAAGATGTCAGTACAAAAGATTTAGAGGTAAAACTTCAGTCGAGCTCTATTTCAGTAAAGTTAAGAGATGGTGAGTATATACTGAGTGGAGATCTTTGTGAAAAATGTAAAGCGGCTGATACTGTATGGTCTCTGGATGGACGAAAGTTGCTGCTACATTTGGATAAATGCCAAGAAAAGTGGTGGAATTGTTTAATAAAAAGCGAACCAGAGCTAGACATATCAACAATTGATTGTACTAGACCATATGACGAACTACCGGAACATGCTCAGGTGAAAATAGAAGAGTTACAGTGGAATCATGAAAGAAAAAGGCTAGGTTTACCAACTACTGAAGAATTACAGGTTCATGAGACTTTAAAGAAAGCTTGGAATGCTGAAGGGTCACCATTTAGTGGTCCATTTGATCCGACGATTGTAAaatacaattaa